Proteins found in one Candidatus Brocadia sp. genomic segment:
- a CDS encoding DegT/DnrJ/EryC1/StrS family aminotransferase, with the protein MKIPFGTVTVTEKSKELIDYALRSNRLSSGKYVRELEKRFAELVGVKEAIALGSGTDADALALAVLHDYGAKRGDEVIVPALSFVATGNAVLQAGLTPVFVDVDRKTLNIDPVKIENVITKKTRAIMPVHLMGKPAEMDAINVIAKRHNLIVIEDAAEAHGALYKGTSAGALGDMAAFSLYVAHIISTVEGGIVTTNNPDFAEILRSLRSHGRACKCESCVLNTASAYCSKRFRYGENEDIRFIFERVGFSSKMNELEAAVGLGNLEIYEDILKKRRENLYYLIEKSKKFESFLATIEKEPGEEIGPHAFPIIIQENVRFTRAQLVNYLEKNGIDTRNLFSSIPTQCPGFSFLGHKRGDFPNAEYIGENGIHIGVHQDLGRKECDFILKTIEEFLQKYA; encoded by the coding sequence GTGAAGATACCATTTGGCACGGTAACAGTAACAGAGAAGTCGAAAGAATTAATAGACTATGCACTCAGGTCAAACAGGCTATCAAGCGGGAAATATGTAAGAGAACTTGAAAAAAGATTTGCTGAGCTTGTAGGCGTAAAAGAAGCTATAGCGCTTGGCTCGGGAACGGATGCCGATGCTTTGGCACTAGCAGTTTTACACGATTACGGAGCAAAACGAGGGGATGAAGTCATCGTTCCGGCCCTTTCCTTCGTGGCAACCGGTAACGCAGTTTTACAGGCTGGCCTCACGCCGGTTTTTGTTGATGTCGACAGAAAGACCCTGAATATCGACCCAGTAAAGATAGAAAACGTTATTACAAAAAAGACACGGGCAATAATGCCAGTTCATCTTATGGGCAAACCAGCAGAAATGGACGCAATTAACGTCATTGCGAAGAGGCATAATTTAATTGTGATAGAAGATGCTGCAGAGGCACATGGAGCCTTATACAAAGGTACAAGTGCAGGTGCGCTGGGAGACATGGCGGCCTTTAGTCTCTATGTAGCGCATATAATATCAACGGTAGAAGGTGGAATAGTAACTACAAACAATCCTGATTTTGCAGAAATATTACGATCTTTACGAAGTCACGGGAGGGCATGCAAGTGTGAAAGTTGTGTTCTCAATACGGCATCTGCTTATTGTTCGAAGAGATTCCGATACGGAGAAAATGAAGATATACGATTTATTTTTGAGCGAGTAGGGTTCTCTTCAAAAATGAATGAATTGGAGGCTGCCGTTGGTTTGGGAAATCTTGAAATATATGAAGATATCCTCAAGAAAAGAAGAGAAAATCTCTATTACCTTATAGAAAAATCCAAAAAATTTGAATCTTTCCTGGCAACCATTGAAAAAGAGCCCGGTGAAGAAATAGGCCCCCATGCCTTTCCCATTATCATTCAAGAGAACGTCAGATTTACACGGGCACAACTGGTAAATTATTTAGAAAAAAATGGAATTGACACAAGAAATCTATTTTCTTCCATACCCACCCAGTGTCCCGGCTTTAGTTTCCTGGGACATAAGAGGGGTGATTTCCCCAATGCTGAATATATTGGGGAAAACGGAATACATATCGGAGTACATCAGGATCTGGGCAGGAAAGAATGTGATTTTATACTTAAGACAATTGAGGAGTTTTTACAAAAATATGCTTGA